From a single Pelmatolapia mariae isolate MD_Pm_ZW linkage group LG20, Pm_UMD_F_2, whole genome shotgun sequence genomic region:
- the opn7d gene encoding opsin 7, group member d, with amino-acid sequence MGNASDTSAVFTSTISKEHDIFMGSLYSLFCILSLIGNSTLLLVAYHKRSTLKPAEFFIINLSISDLGMTLTLLPLAIPSAFSHRWLFGETICQVYAMCGVLFGLCSLTNLTVLSLVCCLKVCVPNHGNNFSSSHARLLVAGVWCYASVFAVGPLAHWGHYSLEPYGTACCIDWHAPNYELSALSYIICLFFFCYVVPCTIIFLSYTFILLTVRGSRQAVQQHVSPQTKSTNAHTLIVKLSVAVCIGFLAAWSPYAAVAMWAAFGDATQVPPAAFALAAVFAKSSTIYNPMVYLLCKPNFRECLYRDTSMLRQMIYRGSPQSEPKERFGSTSQRNKDMSVSTRFSNGQQESYGACLHCTDNAALCHVTPQRTACILTGSTYTEVTVGQLSAKPQAEFL; translated from the exons ATGGGAAATGCTTCAGACACGTCTGCTGTGTttacctccaccatctccaagGAGCATGACATCTTCATGGGTTCACTCTACAGCTTATTCT GTATACTGTCCCTCATAGGCAACTCCACACTGCTATTAGTTGCTTATCACAAGCGGTCAACCTTGAAGCCAGCAGAGTTCTTTATCATCAATCTCTCCATCAGTGACCTTGGGATGACACTCACTTTACTTCCACTGGCCATACCATCGGCGTTTTCACACAG GTGGCTGTTTGGAGAAACCATCTGCCAGGTGTATGCTATGTGTGGAGTGCTGTTTGGTCTCTGCAGCTTGACAAACCTCACAGTGCTTTCCTTAGTGTGCTGCCTTAAAGTCTGTGTCCCCAACCACG GTAACAACTTCTCCTCGTCACATGCCCGCCTCCTGGTGGCTGGAGTGTGGTGTTACGCATCTGTGTTTGCTGTGGGGCCACTGGCACACTGGGGACATTACAGTCTTGAGCCTTATGGGACAGCGTGCTGCATTGACTGGCATGCACCCAACTATGAGCTTTCAGCTTTGTCTTATATTAtctgccttttcttcttttgctaTGTAGTCCCCTGCACTATCATCTTCCTCTCCTACACTTTCATTCTGCTGACCGTGCGGGGCTCACGTCAGGCCGTCCAGCAGCATGTGTCACCACAGACCAAGAGCACCAATGCACACACTCTCATTGTCAAG CTGTCTGTAGCAGTGTGCATAGGCTTCCTGGCTGCTTGGTCTCCATATGCTGCCGTGGCCATGTGGGCTGCTTTCGGGGATGCCACGCAAGTTCCTCCTGCTGCTTTTGCCCTTGCTGCAGTGTTTGCCAAGTCTTCTACCATCTACAACCCTATGGTCTACCTCCTGTGTAAGCCCAACTTCCGCGAGTGTTTATACAGAGACACTTCGATGTTACGACAGATGATCTACAGGGGCAGTCCGCAGTCCGAGCCGAAAGAACGATTCGGATCCACATCACAGCGCAACAAGGACATGAGCGTCTCCACACGCTTTTCAAATGGACAGCAGGAGAGCTACGGGGCGTGTCTGCACTGCACTGACAATGCAGCTCTGTGTCATGTGACACCCCAAAGGACTGCCTGCATCCTGACTGGATCCACCTACACGGAGGTGACAGTCGGTCAACTATCAGCCAAACCACAGGCCGAGTTCCTCTAG